A portion of the Pseudomonas protegens CHA0 genome contains these proteins:
- the praA gene encoding alkane oxidation protein activator PraA — translation MSISPLFTAQLFVVLVGISLMGAAEAARIEPANTEFTAKGPISFAKSIINADCTIQVSGKVSPDGSFASVEKVDFSGGLKCGQVEATHLPWKLIAKDETSGAMSGIQVTVHAPLVGGDCGPSTAEGSWNNSTGKLEAAQVSLDGGCTIKTVSIQMPPTFRVAP, via the coding sequence ATGTCTATTTCACCGCTATTCACTGCCCAGTTGTTCGTGGTCCTGGTGGGGATCTCCCTGATGGGGGCCGCCGAAGCCGCGCGCATTGAACCGGCCAATACCGAGTTCACCGCCAAGGGCCCCATCAGCTTTGCCAAGAGCATCATCAATGCCGACTGCACCATCCAGGTCAGCGGCAAGGTCAGCCCCGACGGCAGCTTCGCCAGCGTCGAGAAAGTCGACTTCAGCGGCGGCCTCAAGTGCGGCCAGGTGGAAGCCACGCACCTGCCCTGGAAGCTGATCGCCAAGGACGAAACCAGCGGCGCCATGTCGGGTATCCAGGTCACCGTGCACGCGCCCCTGGTGGGCGGCGACTGCGGGCCGTCCACCGCCGAAGGCAGTTGGAACAACAGCACCGGAAAACTCGAAGCGGCCCAGGTCAGCCTCGACGGTGGCTGCACCATCAAGACCGTATCGATCCAGATGCCACCCACGTTCCGGGTTGCACCCTGA
- the praB gene encoding alkane oxidation protein activator PraB: MKGIKTLVSATAIVACLGAASMASAASIAIDGANPDGPFTTPGGTITVRSPSSFNQPVTCNINFSGNIAGGVASITGATVSGSNALCNLPKITGLPWTLSASSTTAGTVTNVGYTISFFPATNCGPTTINVAWSNVTHSLSLSTPQTLSGGCSVDVLNAKPSPQVSVI, encoded by the coding sequence ATGAAAGGCATCAAAACTCTCGTGTCCGCCACCGCCATCGTTGCCTGCTTGGGAGCTGCTTCCATGGCCAGCGCTGCATCCATCGCCATTGATGGTGCGAACCCGGATGGTCCGTTCACTACCCCTGGCGGCACCATCACCGTGCGCTCGCCGTCCTCGTTCAACCAGCCCGTGACCTGCAACATCAACTTCAGCGGCAACATCGCCGGCGGCGTGGCCAGCATCACCGGCGCCACCGTCAGCGGCAGCAACGCGCTGTGCAACCTGCCGAAGATCACTGGCTTGCCATGGACTCTGAGTGCCTCCAGCACCACCGCAGGTACCGTGACCAACGTGGGTTACACCATTTCCTTCTTCCCTGCCACCAACTGCGGTCCGACCACCATCAACGTGGCCTGGAGCAACGTGACTCACTCGCTGAGCCTGAGCACGCCTCAGACCCTGAGCGGTGGCTGCTCCGTGGATGTGCTGAACGCCAAGCCGTCGCCACAGGTCAGCGTGATTTAA
- a CDS encoding outer membrane protein transport protein yields MNNKKQQLQIAVALALLGGFGAIGTVQAGGFTTPTYGAPGWGRAFGGGSLFKNDPSAAYNNPAAMAFIDQNVAQMTVDYARIKMKYKGDAYDYQGNPATTLPVDASGVPTGGPVPLEGNGGQGGFTAWLPTGFMVMPINDQFAFGLSQVVPMGMRSTWDNDNSKIRDFSVDTKIETVGLTGSLSFKVNDDFSLGAGVIVQHSKGFVSQNLNLTGAAAVSPGLGGIPLPSGVGANLMRVKVDNTSVGWFTGVVWKPTDRDTLGLNYHAKIKNKMDGKYNVRADAVGRQYMTQPAGPNGESLVELAYPGLKLNPDGANASAQLDIPASAGLDWVHVFDDRFTLGASMLWTQWSSFKDLTLKSDGNTLVSIPYKYKDTMMYSLGGDYRFTDQLTLRAGVAYDQTPTRNSTRDPRIPDNDRWFTSLGFGYDIRAIPGLTIDGAYSRQFVKEAKIKTQNVDRLGASRLDGKVDAKGEVVSLSATYHF; encoded by the coding sequence ATGAATAATAAGAAACAACAGTTGCAGATCGCGGTGGCACTCGCCCTGTTGGGGGGCTTTGGTGCGATCGGCACTGTTCAGGCAGGCGGCTTCACCACGCCTACCTACGGCGCTCCCGGATGGGGCCGGGCCTTCGGTGGTGGTTCGTTGTTCAAGAACGACCCCAGTGCGGCTTACAACAACCCGGCGGCCATGGCGTTTATCGATCAGAACGTGGCACAGATGACGGTCGACTACGCCCGCATCAAGATGAAATACAAAGGCGATGCCTACGATTATCAAGGGAATCCGGCCACCACCTTGCCGGTGGATGCGTCCGGCGTCCCCACCGGTGGCCCGGTGCCCCTGGAGGGCAATGGTGGCCAGGGCGGCTTCACCGCCTGGTTGCCGACCGGCTTCATGGTAATGCCGATCAACGATCAGTTTGCCTTCGGCCTGAGCCAGGTCGTGCCCATGGGCATGCGCAGCACCTGGGATAACGACAATTCCAAGATCCGCGACTTTTCGGTTGATACCAAGATCGAGACCGTGGGCCTGACCGGCTCGCTATCGTTCAAGGTCAACGACGACTTCTCCCTGGGTGCCGGGGTCATCGTCCAGCACAGCAAGGGCTTCGTCAGCCAGAACCTCAACCTGACCGGTGCCGCGGCGGTATCTCCCGGCCTGGGCGGGATCCCGCTGCCATCCGGCGTCGGGGCGAACCTGATGCGGGTCAAGGTGGACAATACCTCGGTAGGCTGGTTCACCGGCGTGGTCTGGAAACCCACCGACCGCGACACCCTGGGCCTGAACTACCACGCCAAGATCAAGAACAAGATGGACGGCAAGTACAACGTGCGTGCCGACGCGGTAGGCCGCCAGTACATGACCCAACCGGCCGGGCCCAATGGTGAAAGCCTGGTGGAACTGGCCTATCCCGGCCTGAAGCTGAACCCGGATGGTGCCAACGCCAGTGCCCAGCTGGACATTCCAGCCTCCGCCGGGCTGGACTGGGTGCACGTGTTCGATGACCGCTTCACCCTGGGTGCCAGCATGCTGTGGACCCAATGGTCGTCGTTCAAGGACCTGACCCTGAAGTCCGATGGCAATACCCTGGTCTCCATCCCGTACAAGTACAAAGACACCATGATGTATTCCCTGGGTGGCGACTACCGCTTCACCGACCAGCTGACCCTGCGGGCCGGTGTGGCGTACGACCAGACACCAACCCGTAACAGCACACGTGACCCGCGGATTCCCGACAACGATCGCTGGTTCACTTCCCTGGGCTTCGGCTATGACATCAGGGCGATCCCCGGCCTGACCATCGACGGCGCCTATTCCCGGCAATTCGTCAAGGAAGCCAAGATCAAGACCCAGAACGTGGACCGTCTCGGTGCCTCGCGCCTGGATGGCAAGGTCGACGCCAAGGGCGAGGTGGTGAGTCTCTCCGCGACCTATCACTTCTGA
- a CDS encoding acyl-CoA dehydrogenase — translation MIVWLLVGLAAAFALAYRQAPASWWLGSALVWLGAGHWLGLVGSLGISLAALLVVLPAALLSVKPLRRALLTRRALVMFRKIMPAMSDTERAAIESGTVWWDAELFSGKPDWSRLIGAAPASLSAEEQAFMDNEVETLCDMANDWETTQVWQDLSPKAWQYTKDAGFLGMIIPKQYGGKGFSHYAHSQVVMKLSTRCSAAAISVMVPNSLGPAELLLHYGTEAQRQHYLPRLARGEDIPCFALTSPYAGSDAGAIPDTGVVCKGQFEGQEVLGFRVTWDKRYITLGPIATVLGLAFRAEDPDGLLGTKGSLGITCALIPTTHPGVNTGRRHWPLNAVFQNGPTTGKDVFIPLEWVIGGGDQVGNGWRMLMECLAAGRAISLPSANVGLGKVAVRGTTAYAAMRKQFGLPIGKFEGVQAPLARMAGHLYACDAVRKVSVASLDAGEKPSVISAIAKYHVTERARAMVNDGMDIVAGKGICMGPNNFLARAYQQSPIAITVEGANIMTRCLIIYGQGLIRCHPYVFREMEAARDTGRKGLEAFDSAMFGHISFVFANTVRAAVHAVTGGRLIKAPGNTDKALAGYYRQIQRLSVVLALASDISMGVLGGALKRKESITGRLGDILSQLYILSCVLKRFEDDGRPQADLPLVHWAAQDCLLRAHEALAEVLDNYPSKAAARIIRGLSFPLGIPQRKPSDRLLAQVAELVQTPGPTRDRLLADSYIPQPDIDKLAYGELAFRLQPQVDLIEARLKPAIKQGSLAPLPISREAFVIWRVKALELQLISPDEDELLGRYVEYGDHAIQVDDFPQDFGLLEALQQRQAHFEQSAKPASRKRAASSEDAVAASDSAY, via the coding sequence ATGATTGTCTGGTTATTGGTGGGACTCGCCGCTGCGTTCGCACTGGCCTATCGGCAGGCCCCGGCATCCTGGTGGCTGGGCTCGGCCCTGGTCTGGCTGGGGGCAGGGCACTGGTTGGGCCTGGTGGGCTCGCTGGGCATCAGCCTCGCGGCGCTGCTGGTGGTGCTGCCGGCTGCGCTGTTGAGCGTCAAGCCGCTGCGTCGGGCCTTGCTCACCCGTCGTGCCCTGGTCATGTTCCGCAAGATCATGCCGGCCATGTCCGACACCGAGCGCGCGGCCATCGAATCCGGCACGGTCTGGTGGGATGCCGAGCTGTTCAGCGGCAAGCCCGACTGGTCGCGCCTGATAGGCGCTGCGCCGGCCAGCCTGAGCGCCGAAGAGCAGGCGTTCATGGACAACGAAGTGGAAACCCTGTGCGACATGGCCAACGACTGGGAAACCACCCAGGTCTGGCAGGACCTCTCGCCCAAGGCCTGGCAATACACCAAGGACGCGGGTTTCCTGGGGATGATCATTCCCAAGCAGTACGGCGGCAAAGGCTTCTCCCATTACGCTCACTCCCAAGTGGTGATGAAGCTCTCCACCCGCTGCTCGGCGGCGGCAATCTCGGTGATGGTGCCCAACTCCCTGGGCCCGGCCGAACTGCTGCTGCACTACGGTACCGAGGCCCAGCGCCAGCATTACCTGCCGCGCCTGGCCCGGGGCGAAGACATTCCCTGCTTCGCCCTGACCAGCCCCTATGCCGGCTCCGACGCCGGGGCCATTCCCGATACCGGCGTGGTCTGCAAGGGCCAGTTCGAGGGCCAGGAAGTGCTGGGCTTCCGGGTTACCTGGGACAAGCGCTACATCACCCTGGGCCCGATCGCCACGGTGCTGGGCCTGGCCTTTCGCGCCGAGGACCCGGACGGCCTGCTGGGCACCAAGGGCAGCCTGGGGATCACCTGCGCGCTGATTCCCACTACTCATCCCGGGGTCAATACCGGGCGTCGCCACTGGCCGCTGAACGCGGTGTTCCAGAATGGCCCGACCACCGGCAAGGATGTGTTCATCCCCCTGGAATGGGTGATCGGCGGTGGCGACCAGGTGGGCAACGGCTGGCGCATGCTGATGGAATGCCTGGCCGCCGGGCGCGCCATTTCCCTGCCCTCGGCCAACGTCGGCCTGGGCAAGGTGGCGGTGCGCGGCACCACGGCCTACGCGGCGATGCGCAAGCAGTTCGGCCTGCCCATCGGCAAGTTCGAAGGGGTGCAGGCGCCCCTGGCCCGCATGGCCGGGCACCTGTATGCCTGCGACGCGGTGCGCAAGGTCTCGGTGGCGTCCCTGGATGCCGGCGAGAAGCCCTCGGTGATCTCGGCCATCGCCAAGTACCACGTCACCGAGCGCGCCCGGGCCATGGTCAATGACGGCATGGACATCGTTGCCGGCAAGGGCATCTGCATGGGGCCCAACAACTTCCTGGCCCGGGCCTACCAGCAAAGCCCGATCGCCATCACCGTGGAAGGCGCGAACATCATGACCCGCTGCCTGATCATCTACGGTCAGGGGCTGATCCGTTGCCATCCCTATGTCTTTCGCGAGATGGAAGCGGCCCGGGATACCGGGCGCAAGGGCCTGGAAGCGTTCGACAGCGCGATGTTCGGCCATATCAGCTTCGTCTTCGCCAACACCGTGCGCGCTGCCGTGCACGCGGTCACTGGCGGGCGCCTGATCAAGGCCCCGGGCAACACCGACAAGGCCCTGGCCGGCTACTACCGGCAGATCCAGCGTCTGTCGGTGGTGCTGGCCCTGGCCTCGGACATTTCCATGGGCGTGCTGGGCGGTGCCCTCAAGCGCAAGGAAAGCATCACCGGGCGCCTGGGGGACATTCTGTCCCAGCTGTACATCCTGTCCTGCGTGTTGAAGCGCTTCGAGGACGATGGCCGGCCGCAGGCCGACCTGCCGCTGGTGCACTGGGCCGCCCAGGACTGCCTGCTGCGGGCCCATGAAGCTCTGGCCGAAGTGCTGGACAACTATCCGTCCAAGGCTGCCGCGCGGATCATCCGTGGCTTGAGCTTTCCCCTGGGCATTCCCCAGCGCAAGCCGTCGGACCGCCTGCTGGCGCAAGTCGCCGAACTGGTGCAGACCCCGGGCCCGACCCGCGACCGCCTGCTGGCCGACTCCTACATCCCGCAGCCGGATATCGACAAGCTGGCCTATGGCGAACTGGCGTTCCGCCTGCAGCCACAGGTGGACCTGATCGAGGCGCGGCTCAAGCCGGCGATCAAGCAGGGCAGCCTGGCGCCGTTGCCGATCTCCCGCGAGGCCTTCGTGATCTGGCGGGTCAAGGCCCTGGAGCTGCAACTGATCAGCCCGGACGAGGACGAGCTGCTGGGGCGCTATGTGGAATACGGCGACCACGCGATCCAGGTCGACGATTTCCCCCAGGACTTCGGTCTGCTCGAAGCCCTGCAACAGCGTCAGGCGCACTTCGAGCAAAGCGCCAAGCCGGCCTCGCGCAAACGCGCGGCCAGCAGCGAAGACGCAGTGGCCGCCAGCGATTCGGCCTATTGA
- a CDS encoding 3-oxoacyl-ACP reductase, with amino-acid sequence MSDGYLSFVNSGWGRWLAQRTGLPQPVPLQRHREGQGGNLLNPVVLAAASEGRLLGELQRIFAATDTVAAQAASITAPSTVKVQGLVFDASGVADIAQLDELYRFFHANVRRLTAHGRVLVLGTPPEHCKELAQAVAQRALEGFVRSLGKELRRAITVQLLYVEPGAEAELDSSLRFFLSRRSAYVSGQVVRIGEPVEVPRHIDWQQPLGGRRALVTGACRGIGLAIAKVLAREGAQVVCLDIPQSEAELQQAAAGIKGSALALDITAANAGQRLLEFVGEHGAFDIVVHNAGITQDKTLAKMTEAAWRKVMAVNLEAPLLLSQALLEGQGLNPGGRIVCVSSISGIAGNLGQSNYATSKAGVIGLVQNLAPLAARQQITVNGVAPGFIETQMTAKIPLMIREAGRRMNSMNQGGQAEDVAQTIAWLAHPASGGINGQVVRVCGQSLLGA; translated from the coding sequence ATGTCTGACGGTTATCTTTCGTTCGTCAATTCCGGCTGGGGCCGCTGGCTGGCCCAGCGCACCGGCCTGCCGCAACCGGTGCCGCTGCAACGGCACCGCGAGGGGCAGGGCGGCAACCTGCTCAACCCGGTGGTCCTCGCCGCAGCGTCCGAGGGGCGCCTGCTGGGCGAGCTGCAACGGATCTTCGCCGCTACCGACACCGTGGCGGCCCAGGCCGCAAGCATCACCGCGCCTTCCACGGTGAAGGTCCAGGGCCTGGTGTTCGATGCCAGTGGGGTGGCCGACATCGCCCAGCTGGACGAGCTGTACCGCTTCTTCCACGCCAATGTGCGGCGCCTGACTGCCCACGGCCGGGTGCTGGTGCTGGGTACGCCGCCGGAGCACTGCAAGGAACTGGCCCAGGCGGTGGCGCAACGGGCCCTGGAAGGCTTCGTGCGTTCCCTGGGCAAGGAGCTGCGTCGGGCCATCACGGTGCAGTTGCTGTACGTCGAGCCCGGCGCCGAAGCCGAGCTGGACAGCAGCCTGCGGTTCTTCCTGTCGCGCCGCTCGGCCTATGTATCGGGGCAGGTGGTGCGCATCGGCGAACCGGTGGAAGTGCCCCGGCACATCGATTGGCAACAGCCCCTGGGCGGGCGCCGGGCACTGGTCACCGGGGCCTGCCGCGGCATCGGCCTGGCCATTGCCAAGGTCCTGGCCCGGGAGGGCGCCCAGGTGGTGTGCCTGGACATTCCCCAGAGCGAGGCCGAGCTGCAGCAGGCGGCTGCCGGGATCAAGGGCAGCGCCCTGGCCCTGGACATCACCGCGGCCAACGCCGGGCAACGCCTGCTGGAGTTCGTCGGCGAGCACGGCGCCTTCGATATCGTGGTGCACAACGCCGGCATCACCCAGGACAAGACCCTGGCGAAGATGACCGAGGCAGCGTGGCGCAAGGTCATGGCGGTCAACCTGGAAGCGCCGCTGCTGCTCAGCCAGGCGCTGCTGGAAGGCCAGGGCCTGAATCCCGGCGGGCGCATCGTCTGCGTCTCGTCGATTTCCGGGATCGCCGGCAACCTCGGGCAGAGCAACTACGCCACCTCCAAGGCCGGGGTCATCGGCCTGGTGCAGAACCTCGCCCCTTTGGCGGCGCGCCAGCAGATCACCGTCAATGGCGTGGCCCCGGGTTTTATCGAAACCCAGATGACCGCGAAGATCCCGCTGATGATCCGCGAGGCCGGGCGGCGCATGAACTCCATGAACCAGGGCGGTCAGGCCGAGGACGTGGCGCAAACCATCGCCTGGCTGGCCCATCCGGCCTCCGGCGGGATCAATGGACAGGTGGTCCGCGTCTGCGGGCAAAGCCTGCTGGGGGCCTGA
- a CDS encoding MaoC family dehydratase — MNADTAIRIIEPPPSRGQLLYDGIRSLRKPKPDAAPQLPTERLVRPAVELKADEIARYAQACGFRREHGVPLAFPHTLAFPLHLLLLTRPTFPYPASGMVHLANRIRQYQRLEEGQALRLEVFAERWLAHPKGQALSIATRAHSGGSLVWESDSLYLRRGVAGPIGEPWEGLLQWDEQALVRTQRWSLGGDLGRRFAQVSGDFNPIHTSWLGARLFGFRRPIAHGMWTLGRALAAQQPPHPLAAAQLDCEFKLPIFLPAAVTLWNRLPDGPRHEFEVRNNAGDKPHMRGLFIWGAR, encoded by the coding sequence ATGAATGCTGATACCGCAATTCGCATCATCGAGCCGCCGCCCTCCCGGGGGCAGCTGCTTTACGACGGCATCCGCAGCCTGCGCAAGCCCAAGCCGGACGCCGCGCCCCAACTGCCGACGGAGCGCCTGGTGCGCCCGGCGGTAGAGCTCAAGGCCGACGAAATAGCCCGTTACGCCCAGGCCTGCGGCTTTCGCCGGGAACACGGGGTGCCGCTGGCGTTTCCCCACACCCTGGCGTTCCCGCTGCATCTGTTGCTGCTGACCCGCCCGACGTTTCCCTATCCGGCCAGTGGCATGGTCCACCTGGCCAACCGCATCCGCCAGTACCAACGGTTGGAGGAGGGCCAGGCCCTGCGCCTGGAGGTGTTTGCCGAGCGTTGGTTGGCCCATCCCAAGGGCCAGGCGCTGTCGATTGCCACCCGGGCCCACAGTGGCGGCAGCCTGGTCTGGGAAAGCGACAGCCTGTACCTGCGCCGCGGTGTAGCCGGGCCCATCGGCGAGCCCTGGGAGGGCTTGTTGCAATGGGATGAGCAGGCCTTGGTGCGCACTCAGCGCTGGAGCCTGGGGGGCGATCTGGGCCGCCGCTTTGCCCAGGTCAGCGGCGACTTCAACCCGATCCATACCTCATGGCTGGGCGCCCGGCTGTTCGGCTTCCGCCGGCCCATTGCCCACGGCATGTGGACCCTGGGCCGGGCCCTGGCGGCCCAGCAACCGCCCCATCCACTGGCGGCGGCCCAACTGGACTGCGAGTTCAAGCTGCCGATCTTCCTGCCGGCGGCGGTGACCCTGTGGAATCGCCTGCCGGACGGCCCGCGCCATGAGTTCGAAGTGCGCAACAACGCGGGGGACAAG